From the genome of Bartonella sp. M0283:
GCTTGGTAATATGCCTGTCGGTACGATCATCCACAATGTCGAGATGAAGCCTGGTAAAGGTGGGCAGATAGCCCGTTCGGCCGGTACTTACGCCCAGCTTGTTGGTCGTGATCAGGGTATGGCTATCCTCCGTTTGAATTCGGGTGAGCAACGTTTGGTTTCCAGTGGTTGTTATGCAACTGTTGGCGCAGTTTCGAATTCGGATCATGGTAACACCAATGACGGTAAAGCCGGTCGCGCCCGTTGGCGTGGTAAGCGTCCGCATGTTCGTGGTGTTGCAATGAACCCTGTCGATCACCCACATGGTGGTGGTGAAGGTCGTACATCAGGCGGTCGTCATCCGGTTTCTCCTTGGGGTAAGCCTACAAAAGGCAAACGTACACGTTCGAACAAGGCGACTGATAAATTTATCATGCGCTCACGTCATCAACGCAAGAAATAAGAGAGGTAGTCTGAAGTGGCTCGTTCAGTATGGAAAGGACCGTTTGTTGACGGCTATCTTCTCAAGAAAGCTGAGAAGGTACGTGCCGGCGGTCGTAACGAGGTTATTAAAATGTGGAGCCGTCGCTCCACGATTTTGCCGCAATTTGTTGGCCTGACCTTTGGTGTCTATAACGGAAACAAGCATGTTCCTGTTTCTGTTTCGGAAGAAATGGTCGGACATAAGTTCGGTGAGTTCGCTCCAACCCGCAGCTATTATGGTCACGGTGCGGACAAGAAAGCGAAGAGGAAGTAATAATGGGCAAAGCTAAGGCTCCGCGCCAGCTTAAAGATAATGAAGCAAAGGCAGTAGCTCGCACAATTCGTGTCAGCCCGCAGAAGCTTAATCTTGTAGCGGCAATGATTCGCGGTAAAAATGTTAATACAGCTCTTGCAGATTTGACTTTTTCTCGTAAACGCATTGCCGATACGGTGAAAAAGACGTTGGAATCTGCGATTGCCAATGCAGAAAACAATCACGATTTGGATGTCGATTCGCTTATCGTGGCGGAAGCTTCAGTCGGTAAGTCGATTGTTATGAAGCGGTTTCATGTGCGTGGTCGTGGCCGCGCCAGCAGAATTTTGCGTCCGTTCTCTCATCTTACAATTGTTGTTCGTGAAGTGTCCGATAAAGAGGAGGCCGCATAATGGGTCAGAAGATCAATCCAATCGGGCTTCGTCTCGGTATTAAT
Proteins encoded in this window:
- the rplB gene encoding 50S ribosomal protein L2, which encodes MALKHFNPTTPGQRQLVIVDRSGLYKGKPVKALTEGLSSKGGRNNRGRVTARYQGGGHKRTYRFVDFKRLKRDMPAKVERLEYDPNRTAFIALIRYEDGHLSYILAPQRLGVGDTVVAGVNVDVKPGNSMPLGNMPVGTIIHNVEMKPGKGGQIARSAGTYAQLVGRDQGMAILRLNSGEQRLVSSGCYATVGAVSNSDHGNTNDGKAGRARWRGKRPHVRGVAMNPVDHPHGGGEGRTSGGRHPVSPWGKPTKGKRTRSNKATDKFIMRSRHQRKK
- the rpsS gene encoding 30S ribosomal protein S19, whose translation is MARSVWKGPFVDGYLLKKAEKVRAGGRNEVIKMWSRRSTILPQFVGLTFGVYNGNKHVPVSVSEEMVGHKFGEFAPTRSYYGHGADKKAKRK
- the rplV gene encoding 50S ribosomal protein L22, whose amino-acid sequence is MGKAKAPRQLKDNEAKAVARTIRVSPQKLNLVAAMIRGKNVNTALADLTFSRKRIADTVKKTLESAIANAENNHDLDVDSLIVAEASVGKSIVMKRFHVRGRGRASRILRPFSHLTIVVREVSDKEEAA